From a region of the Gossypium raimondii isolate GPD5lz chromosome 10, ASM2569854v1, whole genome shotgun sequence genome:
- the LOC105777291 gene encoding LEC14B homolog, with the protein MSSFRKNVDACNDGNAPKGYCANQDYSEGSDYLVHDIAQHTNLRSGPHELLSRGVLGKRKLPVSPVKMLVGREGNCTGRGRFSSADGCHVLSRYLPVNGPRWVDRLQSRAYVSQFSADGSLFVAGFQKSHIRIYDVDKGWKVQKNILAKSLRWTITDTSLSPDQRFLVYSSLSPVVHIVNVRSAASESIANITEIHDGLDFSVDGYNDDDYDALGIFSVKFSTDGKELVAASSDNSIYVYDLESKRPSLRIPAHRSDVNTVCFADETGHLLFSGSDDHLCKVWDRRCFGTRGKAAGVLIGHLEGITFIDSRGDGRYFISNGKDQTTKLWDIRKMSSKTPYTRRPRDSDFDYRWMDYPTHARALKHPHDQSLATYRGHNVLRTLIRCYFSPAYSTGQKYIYTGSSDGSLYIYDLVTGAQVASCHGHEKPVRDCSWHPLYPMIITSSWDGVIARWEFPGSEEEPSEAGGRRQEKEKEGLAFED; encoded by the exons ATGAGTAGTTTTCGGAAGAATGTTGATGCTTGTAATGATGGGAATGCCCCTAAAGGATATTGTGCAAATCAGGATTATAGTGAGGGTTCTGATTATCTTGTTCATGATATTGCTCAACACACAAACCTTAGGTCAGGACCCCATGAACTTCTCTCCCGAGGTGTTCTGGGAAAGCGGAAACTACCTGTTTCCCCGGTCAAAATGTTGGTCGGGCGAGAGGGTAACTGTACAGGTAGAGGGAGATTTTCATCAGCTGATGGTTGCCATGTTTTAAGTCGGTATTTGCCTGTCAATGGTCCCAGGTGGGTGGACCGGCTTCAAAGTCGAGCATATGTGTCACAGTTTTCAGCTGATGGTTCTCTTTTTGTTGCTGGATTCCAG AAAAGTCACATTAGGATATATGATGTGGACAAGGGCTGGAAAGTTCAGAAGAACATCCTGGCAAAAAGCTTGAGATGGACAATTACTGATACCTCTCTTTCACCGGATCAGCGTTTTCTT GTGTATTCTAGTTTATCCCCTGTTGTTCACATTGTGAATGTCAGGTCTGCTGCCTCAGAGTCGATTGCAAATATTACG GAAATCCATGATGGGTTGGATTTTTCAGTTGATGGTTACAATGATGATGATTATGATGCACTTGGAATCTTCTCTGTGAAATTTTCCACTGATGGAAAAGAGCTTGTTGCTGCAAGTAGTGATAATtctatatatgtttatgatcTCGAGTCAAAAAGGCCTAGCCTCCGAATCCCGGCTCACAGG TCTGATGTTAACACTGTGTGTTTTGCTGATGAAACTGGGCATCTCCTATTTTCTGGCAGCGATGATCATCTCTGTAAG GTGTGGGACAGGCGTTGCTTTGGCACTAGAGGAAAAGCAGCTGGAGTTTTGATAGGGCATTTAGAAGGGATTACATTCATTGATAGCCGTGGAGATGGCCGTTATTTCATTTCGAACGGCAAAGATCAGACCACAAAACTCTGGGATATACGAAAGATGTCTTCCAAAACCCCATA CACTCGAAGGCCAAGAGATAGTGACTTTGACTACAGATGGATGGATTACCCAACTCATGCAAGAGCCTTGAAACATCCCCACGATCAGTCATTAGCAACATACAGAGGCCACAATGTGTTGCGTACTTTGATTCGTTGTTACTTCTCTCCAGCATATAG CACTGGTCAAAAGTACATTTACACTGGCTCTAGTGATGGTTCACTTTATATATATGATCTG GTGACGGGTGCCCAAGTAGCCAGTTGTCATGGTCATGAAAAACCGGTTAGGGATTGTAGTTGGCACCCATTATATCCAATGATCATCACCTCCTCCTGGGATGGTGTGATTGCGAGATGGGAATTTCCGGGCAGCGAGGAAGAACCCTCAGAGGCAGGAGGCAGGAGGCaggagaaagagaaagaaggcCTAGCTTTTGAAGATTAG
- the LOC105778600 gene encoding sugar transporter ERD6-like 16: MAKEINRLNDLEKPLITEEQNIVHKSDEYDSYKSSDENGSIFMVLLSTFVAVFGAFEFGTCVGYSAPTQAAIREDLGLSLAEFAMFGSILTIGAMFGAVTSGRIADTIGRKGAMRLSAVFCIAGWLAVYFSKSGVSLDLGRFATGYGIGIFSYVVPIFIAEIAPKNLRGGLTTLNQLLIVIGQSTAFLIGTVISWRELALAGLLPCIVLFVGLCFIPESPRWLAKVGDQKEFHAALRKLRGKDADITEEAEEIQEYIETLQSLPKTTIWDLFQKQYINSVIIGVALMVFQQFGGINGVSFYASQTFALAGLSSAKAGTVAYACVQVPITFLGAMLMDKSGRRPLIMVSSAGTFLGCFLAGTSFYFKEHDLLPEWRPILAVAGVLIYVGSFSIGLGAAPWVIMSEIFPINVKGVAGSLVVLVNWLGAWAVSYTFNFMMTWSSYGTFYIYSGVSILTILFVVKFVPETKGKTLEEIQACINSHR, encoded by the exons ATGGCGAAGGAAATCAATAGGCTTAATGATTTAGAGAAGCCGTTGATTACTGAAGAGCAAAACATTGTTCACAAAAGTGATGAATATGATAGTTATAAAAGTAGTGATGAAAATGGATCAATTTTCATGGTTTTGCTTTCTACATTCGTTGCTGTTTTTGGTGCATTTGAATTCGGAACATGT GTCGGATATTCAGCACCTACACAAGCTGCTATCAGGGAAGATCTTGGTTTATCTTTAGCTGAG TTTGCAATGTTTGGTTCAATCTTAACCATTGGTGCAATGTTTGGTGCGGTCACAAGTGGTCGAATTGCAGATACGATTGGTCGAAAAGGG GCAATGAGACTTTCAGCTGTTTTCTGCATTGCTGGATGGCTTGCTGTTTATTTCTCTAAG AGTGGTGTGTCATTGGATCTTGGAAGGTTTGCAACTGGCTATGGCATTGGAATTTTCTCTTATGTG GTCCCTATCTTCATAGCTGAAATAGCACCAAAGAACCTCAGAGGAGGACTCACAACATTAAATCAG CTCCTGATTGTGATTGGTCAATCAACAGCATTCTTAATAGGAACAGTCATATCATGGAGGGAACTGGCTCTGGCAG GACTTTTGCCATGCATTGTCCTGTTTGTTGGCCTTTGTTTCATCCCTGAATCTCCCAGATGGCTG GCAAAGGTTGGCGACCAGAAAGAATTTCATGCAGCTCTAAGGAAACTTCGTGGTAAAGATGCTGATATTACCGAAGAAGCTGAAGAAATTCAA GAATATATTGAAACTCTTCAAAGTCTTCCCAAAACAACAATATGGGACTTGTTTCAGAAACAATATATTAATTCAGTGATC ATTGGAGTTGCATTAATGGTGTTCCAACAGTTTGGAGGGATCAATGGAGTAAGCTTTTATGCAAGTCAAACTTTTGCATTAGCTG GGCTTTCCTCAGCAAAAGCTGGAACCGTTGCATATGCTTGTGTTCAG GTCCCTATAACTTTTTTGGGAGCAATGCTAATGGACAAATCAGGAAGAAGACCACtcataatg GTTTCTTCCGCTGGCACATTTCTTGGGTGTTTTCTAGCTGGtacttcattttatttcaaG GAACATGATCTTTTGCCCGAATGGAGACCAATATTAGCTGTTGCTGGTGTCCTG atttatGTTGGATCTTTCTCAATTGGATTGGGAGCAGCTCCTTGGGTGATAATGTCTGAG ATTTTCCCAATAAATGTAAAAGGAGTAGCAGGCAGCTTGGTGGTGCTAGTGAACTGGTTAGGTGCTTGGGCAGTTTCTTACACATTCAACTTCATGATGACCTGGAGTTCCTATG gcACATTTTATATCTACTCGGGAGTCTCTATACTAACAATCCTATTCGTAGTGAAGTTTGTCCCAGAAACTAAAGGGAAAACATTGGAAGAAATCCAGGCATGCATCAATTCACATAGATAG